The Mucilaginibacter rubeus genomic interval GTTTTAACCTTGGTTGAGATGGCCTTAAGCTATTGGGAAGATCGCAAATATTATGAAACACGCGATACGCTGACCAATATCTATCTTACATCGCTGGCTGTGGTTACTAACCTTTGTGTTAAGGTATTTACTTTTTTTATACTTGATTATACCTACCATCACTACAGGCTTTTTCAAATCGAGAACATTTTTTGGTATTGGTTTGTGCTGGTGGTAGTTCAGGACTTTTTATATTGGGTGCTGCATTATACTGGGCATTACTGTCGCATGTTTTGGGCTATGCATGTTACCCATCACTCATCCGAGCATTTCAACTTTACCACCGGCTTTCGCTCAACAGTGTTTGAACCGCTTTACAGGGTATTCTTTTACCTGCCGCTGGCTGTAATGGGGTTTACCGCTTTGGATATTTTATACGCTTACTTAATAACACAGCTATACGGCAACCTGGTGCATACCCAATATAAGATTCCATTACCAAAATGGTATGGATGGATTTTTGTAACTCCAGCGCATCACCGTGTGCATCATGCTTCCAATATCCCATATCTTGATAAAAACATGGGCATGGTATTTATTATTTGGGACAGAGTATTTGG includes:
- a CDS encoding sterol desaturase family protein, with amino-acid sequence MLQHLDPRNQAALVLMGLLVVLTLVEMALSYWEDRKYYETRDTLTNIYLTSLAVVTNLCVKVFTFFILDYTYHHYRLFQIENIFWYWFVLVVVQDFLYWVLHYTGHYCRMFWAMHVTHHSSEHFNFTTGFRSTVFEPLYRVFFYLPLAVMGFTALDILYAYLITQLYGNLVHTQYKIPLPKWYGWIFVTPAHHRVHHASNIPYLDKNMGMVFIIWDRVFGTFRDEDLPEPVKYGLTKQPEDMGPVNVLFHEWKALLHDVKNAPDLKSKIGYFIHPPGWSHDGSTQTARVLQREYKEMEEAHKKHETAA